In Aquiflexum balticum DSM 16537, a single genomic region encodes these proteins:
- a CDS encoding AbrB/MazE/SpoVT family DNA-binding domain-containing protein, translated as MKTDIIKIGKSKGIKLSKSILKKYNIGDEVELILEKEHIIIRPIEEPRKNWGEAYKEMHKEGDDKLLMDAVFEDEEFEGWN; from the coding sequence ATGAAAACTGACATCATCAAAATAGGTAAATCAAAAGGCATTAAGTTGAGTAAGTCAATTTTGAAGAAATATAACATAGGTGATGAAGTAGAGCTAATATTAGAAAAAGAGCATATAATTATCCGGCCAATTGAGGAACCTAGGAAAAATTGGGGCGAGGCTTATAAGGAAATGCATAAGGAAGGAGACGACAAACTTTTAATGGATGCTGTATTTGAAGATGAAGAATTTGAGGGATGGAATTGA